In Mercurialis annua linkage group LG6, ddMerAnnu1.2, whole genome shotgun sequence, the following are encoded in one genomic region:
- the LOC126687658 gene encoding protein FEZ-like gives MIMDDEVDKMEEVMLPGFRFHPTDEELVRFYLKRKIQHRPLCIELIKQLDIYKYDPWDLPKMTGTGEKEWYFYCPRDRKYRNSARPNRVTGGGFWKATGTDRPIYCSQGKCIGLKKSLVFYKGRATKGMKTDWMMHEFRLPSSANTFLHKPIPPNESWAICRIFKKTNSTTQRPHSHSHSQQNPQFSQHLTPHFSNYHNNHDLSASLNHPNGDVNCNISFFSAFEPLAPTLDVSSLLGKVNKSIHLGVGDHCNAFSSSTCLPQVSNGVESLSFKNYVMNTDDDQSTLFPFSFSDVWNQNLLWDTSSYSTHQISTLANCYTLPN, from the exons ATGATTATGGATGATGAGGTAGATAAGATGGAGGAAGTGATGTTGCCAGGGTTTAGGTTTCACCCAACAGATGAGGAGCTTGTGAGGTTTTATCTGAAAAGAAAGATTCAGCATCGACCTCTCTGCATTGAACTTATAAAGCAACTCGACATCTACAAGTATGATCCGTGGGATCTTCCAA AGATGACGGGTACAGGAGAAAAAGAGTGGTATTTCTACTGCCCGAGGGACCGAAAATACAGAAACAGCGCGCGGCCTAATAGGGTGACGGGAGGCGGGTTTTGGAAAGCAACAGGCACTGATAGGCCTATTTACTGTTCACAAGGGAAGTGCATTGGGTTGAAGAAGTCGCTTGTTTTCTACAAAGGAAGAGCTACCAAAGGGATGAAAACCGACTGGATGATGCATGAGTTTCGTTTACCTTCCTCGGCCAACACCTTTCTCCACAAACCTATTCCTCCCAAT GAATCATGGGCGATATGCAGAATATTCAAGAAAACAAACTCCACAACACAAAGGCCTCATTCTCATTCACATTCACAACAAAATCCTCAATTCTCTCAGCATCTCACTCCACACTTCTCAAACTACCATAACAATCATGATTTGTCAGCATCTTTAAATCATCCTAACGGAGACGTAAACTGCAATATCAGTTTCTTTTCAGCGTTTGAACCATTAGCTCCTACACTTGATGTTTCTTCTTTGCTCGGTAAGGTGAATAAGAGCATACACTTGGGCGTCGGAGATCATTGCAATGCTTTCTCATCATCAACTTGTTTACCCCAAGTCAGTAATGGAGTTGAGAGTCTGTCGTTCAAGAATTATGTGATGAACACCGACGATGATCAATCCACACTATTTCCCTTCAGCTTCAGCGATGTTTGGAACCAAAACTTGCTCTGGGATACTTCCTCATATTCTACTCATCAAATATCTACCCTCGCTAACTGCTATACTTTACCCAATTAG